The following coding sequences lie in one Carassius carassius chromosome 1, fCarCar2.1, whole genome shotgun sequence genomic window:
- the LOC132152795 gene encoding uncharacterized protein LOC132152795: MSSPIILRIVVGGDDDARKLTLKTGIPKSVDDLVLEIMTVFGVKQKFRLQYKDKDFGNDYMNLMSTSQIEDRDTLKLIFLSTDDYNSCMQETSPDAPCCSSILVPSPRSICSSDTLDTRDVSPCAIDSVQEVNLSDDSFSSSAETVLITSPESRTSSWPQVFIVPRFSCSAEIQLQRADTEFNKSGMLLIPPPKLRSDILEGMAEEIFRYAAYPSDSQLDQAAEALINAHPCLREKGTRTGHEGWKHYLKIKMANFRSKLSKIGHPEITVNSLRNKRKGQGKAASNIKKPKKAEVNFLPCLPKRETAESMEKKRIALLTEVKKKNNEAVIKEKMQLTFSYRRQELVEDLPMVSDLQSRWSALFTVNEINAEFMRITTVPLMSKFLAQLDKYTANLHKVFSSKGGASGQKISRIMSVADKCGDIHIKRDCVIQSLCVYLNEDMTTVIKEFQDCNHEEAEKGISETTLGLFVIRKEGAGAEDEPGDVGVVIEGAKLLQHLKSISFGLVMLFGLIYALNLSYPQSLRFTFEFFQKVLMNLDGSKLSPKVQALKIKMFQ, from the exons ATGTCGAGTCCGATCATTCTGAGGATTGTTGTTGGTGGGGATGACGATGCAAGAAAGCTTACACTTAAGACAGGAATCCCAAAGTCTGTGGATGACCTTGTACttgaaataatgactgtttttggGGTGAAGCAAAAGTTCAGGCTCCAGTACAAAGATAAGGACTTTGGAAATGATTACATGAATCTCATGTCAACCAGTCAAATTGAAGACAGGGATACCCTGAAACTGATTTTTCTATCAACTGATGACTATAACTCCTGCATGCAAGAGACTTCACCTGATGCACCTTGCTGTTCCAGCATTCTTGTTCCTTCACCCAGATCAATTTGTAGCTCTGACACTCTCGACACAAGAGATGTTAGCCCTTGTGCCATTGACTCAGTCCAGGAAGTCAACTTGTCTGATGACTCATTTTCCAGCAGCGCTGAGACTGTCTTAATTACGTCTCCAGAGTCGAGAACCAGTTCTTGGCCTCAGGTTTTTATAGTTCCTCGTTTTTCTTGTTCTGCTGAAATTCAGCTTCAGAGAGCTGACACAGAGTTCAATAAAAGTGGAATGCTACTTATTCCACCACCAAAACTAAGATCTGACATTCTTGAAGGCATGGCTGAGGAGATCTTTAGGTATGCAGCATACCCCTCTGATAGTCAGCTTGATCAGGCAGCTGAAGCCTTGATAAATGCTCACCCTTGCTTGAGGGAAAAAGGAACTCGCACTGGCCATGAAGGATGGAAACACTACCTAAAGATTAAGATGGCAAATTTTCGCTCCAAACTCAGCAAGATTGGGCACCCCGAAATTACTGTGAACTCACTTAGGAACAAGCGTAAAGGTCAGGGTAAAGCAGCATCAAACATCAAAAAGCCAAAAAAAGCTGAGGTGAATTTCCTTCCTTGCCTTCCGAAAAGAGAAACAGCAGAAAGCATGGAGAAGAAAAGAATTGCTCTCTTAActgaagtgaaaaagaaaaataacgaGGCAGTCATTAAGGAAAAAATGCAGTTGACCTTCTCCTATAGGCGGCAAGAGTTGGTTGAGGATTTACCAATGGTTTCTGATTTACAAAGCAGGTGGTCTGCTTTGTTCACAGTAAATGAA ATAAATGCAGAATTCATGCGGATAACGACTGTGCCCCTTATGTCAAAGTTCTTAGCACAGCTGGACAAATACACTGCTAATCTACACAAGGTTTTCAGCAGCAAAGGAGGTGCTTCTGGACAGAAGATTTCGCGCATTATGTCAGTTGCAGACAAG TGTGGTGACATACACATCAAACGAGATTGTGTCATCCAGAGTCTTTGTGTGTACCTCAATGAGGACATGACAACAGTCATCAAAGAATTCCAG GACTGCAACCATGAAGAAGCAGAAAAAGGAATTTCTGAGACCACTCTGGGGCTTTTTGTGATTCGCAAAGAAGGTGCTGGTGCTGAGGATGAGCCTGGTGATGTTGGAGTTGTGATAGAGGGTGCAAAGCTGCTACAACACTTAAAGAGTATTTCCTTTGGATTAGTAATGCTCTTCGGACTGATCTACGCCCTCAACTTAAGTTACCCTCAAAGTCTCAGGTTCACATTTGAATTCTTCCAGAAGGTACTGATGAATTTAGATGGCAGCAAGCTTTCCCCAAAGGTTCAAgcacttaaaattaaaatgtttcagtga